The following proteins come from a genomic window of Paenibacillus spongiae:
- a CDS encoding GntR family transcriptional regulator yields MSSSNQPLYLQIRTMIRDKIESGELKPGDQIPVEADLVQQFNVSRITIKSALKLLVDEGLVYRTAGKGTFVADPQEPSLFAPSDQESAFKKIGLIGPMTSDAFTLNMLRGIEETCKEHNLILLIRTSFTQSEEKEAIRILRAQGIDGLLIFPVDGEAYSQAILDLKTECFPFVLIDRYLPGIKTNSVYTNNHQGGYLGTEYLFNKGHRQIGIVSTTQSKTASAEDRFAGYLEAARHLGLKIEPAHWLTRIDESSFKEEIPTKEIIREWLSEQKNLTAVFAFSSITAVFVADIAVQLGKKIPEDLAILSFDSPGVQDFNGLYFSCIEQQEYQLGEKAVDLLLQVISDPAHIEQIIIPVTLVEGRST; encoded by the coding sequence ATGTCCAGCAGCAATCAACCTCTGTATCTGCAAATTCGAACCATGATTCGAGATAAAATAGAATCCGGCGAGCTGAAGCCGGGCGATCAAATTCCGGTGGAGGCCGATCTTGTTCAACAATTTAACGTCAGCCGGATTACGATAAAAAGCGCGCTCAAATTGCTCGTCGATGAAGGGCTTGTCTATCGTACGGCAGGAAAAGGAACCTTCGTCGCCGATCCGCAGGAGCCTTCCCTCTTCGCCCCGTCCGATCAAGAATCGGCCTTCAAAAAAATCGGCTTGATCGGCCCCATGACGAGCGATGCCTTCACATTGAACATGCTGCGCGGGATCGAAGAAACATGCAAGGAGCACAACTTGATTCTGTTGATTCGCACTTCGTTTACGCAATCAGAGGAGAAGGAAGCCATTCGCATCTTGCGCGCGCAAGGCATCGACGGGCTGCTCATCTTCCCCGTGGACGGAGAAGCATACAGCCAGGCGATATTAGACTTAAAGACGGAGTGTTTCCCCTTCGTTCTCATCGACCGGTATTTGCCCGGGATCAAGACGAATTCGGTTTATACGAACAATCATCAAGGCGGATATCTGGGCACCGAATATTTGTTTAACAAGGGGCATCGTCAGATCGGCATCGTCTCCACGACCCAATCCAAGACGGCCAGCGCCGAGGACCGGTTCGCCGGTTACTTGGAAGCCGCAAGGCATTTAGGACTGAAGATCGAGCCGGCCCACTGGCTTACCCGAATTGACGAAAGCTCGTTTAAAGAAGAAATTCCAACCAAAGAGATTATACGGGAATGGCTGTCCGAGCAGAAGAATCTAACGGCCGTCTTTGCCTTCTCCAGCATAACCGCCGTCTTCGTCGCAGATATTGCGGTCCAGCTGGGGAAGAAGATTCCCGAGGATCTGGCCATTCTCTCCTTCGATTCGCCGGGCGTCCAGGACTTTAACGGACTATACTTTAGCTGCATCGAACAGCAAGAATACCAGCTTGGCGAGAAAGCCGTGGATCTGCTCTTGCAGGTCATTAGCGATCCTGCGCATATTGAACAGATTATCATTCCTGTCACGCTGGTAGAGGGAAGATCGACATAG
- a CDS encoding extracellular solute-binding protein, with amino-acid sequence MPMNKRFVLPLVLILIFVLLTACGGNAVNTGEAKTPNNAAVGSDSNDSPDNKGQAGNSAEVVINVNGADNVAGTGDVDERIKAREDELAKAEKAPTKDALSPVEIAKAVNKIMADQGFDLKQEDWGWSEPLVQKQTTAFIAKTSPDVLTGETQSPGFAAQGLLEPFPDWLEQKVRNEIVEGAWKPMEYDGKIYGVAFQPGVSVLFWNKDLFKKAGLDPEKGPETWDEMLDMAKKINDAGKGKFWGAAIYSGPNNGGYLRGGIYPLIAGGGFVDESNNPIFNAEGNVKAFQFLRDLNQYAPPGVMANTGEGAYWDPVNKGQVGIWAEGPWMVSSCTNLKLDCGMGSLPLSDGGQQANITIGAAFASVSIYSKNKQGGFKFIEAMLSDEVQQIIADAGVRPPVLKKIGESDAYKAAQPGIYKFYEAMAGNVKGLPTFAKENTRVWQIYGEALSKSLMTKTDIKTILDDAQKKAEAILK; translated from the coding sequence ATGCCAATGAATAAGCGGTTCGTATTGCCTCTGGTATTGATTCTAATCTTCGTCTTATTAACGGCTTGCGGCGGTAATGCAGTAAACACAGGAGAGGCCAAAACGCCCAACAACGCAGCGGTTGGCAGCGATTCGAACGATTCGCCGGATAATAAGGGGCAAGCCGGGAATAGCGCGGAAGTCGTCATCAATGTGAACGGCGCGGATAATGTTGCCGGCACCGGAGACGTCGACGAGCGGATCAAGGCGCGCGAAGATGAGCTTGCGAAGGCGGAAAAGGCTCCGACGAAAGACGCTTTATCCCCGGTGGAAATCGCAAAAGCGGTCAATAAAATCATGGCCGACCAAGGCTTTGATCTCAAGCAGGAGGACTGGGGCTGGTCGGAACCGCTCGTACAGAAACAGACGACGGCCTTCATCGCCAAGACGTCGCCGGACGTCCTGACGGGCGAGACGCAATCTCCGGGCTTTGCGGCGCAAGGGCTGCTTGAGCCGTTTCCGGATTGGCTCGAACAGAAGGTGCGCAACGAAATCGTAGAAGGCGCCTGGAAGCCGATGGAATACGACGGAAAAATATACGGGGTTGCCTTCCAGCCCGGCGTATCCGTCCTGTTCTGGAATAAGGATCTGTTCAAGAAAGCGGGCCTTGATCCGGAGAAGGGGCCGGAGACATGGGATGAAATGCTGGATATGGCCAAGAAAATCAACGATGCGGGCAAGGGGAAGTTCTGGGGGGCGGCGATCTATTCAGGCCCGAATAACGGCGGATACCTCCGTGGCGGCATCTATCCTCTGATCGCAGGCGGCGGATTCGTCGACGAGAGCAACAATCCGATCTTCAATGCCGAAGGGAACGTCAAGGCATTCCAATTCCTGCGCGATCTCAATCAATATGCTCCTCCGGGCGTGATGGCGAATACGGGCGAAGGCGCTTATTGGGATCCGGTTAATAAAGGTCAGGTTGGCATCTGGGCGGAAGGCCCATGGATGGTTTCGTCCTGCACGAATTTGAAGCTCGATTGCGGAATGGGCTCGCTGCCGTTATCCGACGGCGGCCAGCAAGCCAATATTACGATCGGAGCGGCGTTTGCGTCCGTATCGATTTATTCGAAGAACAAGCAGGGCGGATTCAAGTTCATCGAAGCCATGCTGAGCGACGAAGTGCAGCAAATTATAGCGGATGCCGGCGTTCGCCCGCCCGTTCTGAAGAAGATCGGAGAGAGCGATGCGTACAAAGCGGCACAGCCGGGAATCTATAAATTCTATGAAGCGATGGCCGGCAACGTCAAGGGGCTGCCTACCTTCGCCAAAGAGAATACAAGAGTTTGGCAGATTTATGGCGAAGCCTTGTCCAAATCGCTCATGACCAAAACAGATATCAAGACGATTCTGGACGATGCGCAGAAAAAGGCTGAGGCGATTTTGAAATAA
- a CDS encoding carbohydrate ABC transporter permease: MTNSKGIAKQFRPLNVFAHTVLMLGGLLLIYPIIFMFMAGMMSAEEYAKTVMGLFPIAKEPTFKNFMVLIGGASDSQVQTYYVNSILRTLYGLFWAMITSFLGGYVFARLRFKGRDTLFLVLLATQMIPGVVSVIPTFIEFARWPFAGGNYIFNGGKGILDSWWVYLIGGPSINIMGTFLVKQSLEKVPYELDEAAKIDGAGTFRIIFQILMPLQLPILAFIAITTSQGIWNDWTTPFFFTTSDNLQTLPAAISRMSQLAQNPMGLPDYPLMLTLGLGVTLPMLLLFFFFQRYIVQGLANAGIKG; the protein is encoded by the coding sequence GTGACCAATTCCAAAGGTATAGCCAAACAATTCCGGCCGTTGAATGTTTTCGCGCATACCGTGCTGATGCTCGGCGGGCTGCTGCTGATCTATCCGATTATCTTCATGTTCATGGCGGGAATGATGTCCGCCGAAGAGTATGCCAAGACGGTGATGGGCCTGTTCCCGATTGCGAAAGAGCCGACCTTCAAAAACTTCATGGTGCTGATCGGAGGAGCCAGCGACTCCCAAGTTCAAACCTATTATGTTAACTCGATATTGCGGACGCTCTACGGTTTGTTCTGGGCGATGATCACGTCGTTTCTGGGCGGATACGTATTTGCGCGACTGCGATTCAAAGGAAGAGACACTCTGTTTCTGGTGCTGCTGGCCACGCAGATGATTCCGGGCGTCGTATCCGTCATCCCGACGTTTATCGAATTTGCTAGATGGCCCTTCGCCGGCGGAAACTATATCTTCAATGGCGGCAAGGGAATATTGGACTCCTGGTGGGTGTACTTGATCGGCGGGCCGTCCATCAACATCATGGGGACCTTCCTGGTGAAGCAATCGCTGGAGAAAGTTCCGTATGAGCTGGATGAAGCCGCCAAGATTGACGGAGCGGGAACCTTCCGAATCATTTTTCAAATCTTAATGCCGCTGCAGCTGCCCATTCTGGCCTTTATCGCCATTACGACTTCCCAGGGGATATGGAACGACTGGACGACGCCGTTCTTCTTTACGACAAGCGATAATCTGCAGACGCTCCCTGCGGCAATATCACGCATGTCGCAGCTTGCGCAGAATCCGATGGGGCTGCCGGATTATCCGCTTATGCTAACGCTCGGTTTAGGCGTTACGCTGCCCATGCTGCTTCTATTCTTCTTTTTCCAGCGGTACATCGTGCAGGGATTGGCGAATGCAGGTATAAAAGGATAA
- a CDS encoding carbohydrate ABC transporter permease, with translation MKQRISGEGALIGEASAPSKGITKFMRNHKDAVIATIILGPMLLWWALISGFPTLFGFFLGFFEWVGVASTPKFIGFDNYVRFFNDPVYYMALWRAVWIGLLVTGLTIIIGFLVALLMNLPLFGKGIYRTMWYIPVVTSTVATTQIFNIFLDPNNGVINNILKGFGKEPIIWQYSVGWGVFWIVVYSIWKGIGGSALIWLAGLQSVDPVLYEAADIDGANRWQKFWNVTLPGVKPIATYIIITGLIGAVQIYEQVIFITGGGPYGQTEVLVYRILRDGFFDFNLGMAGASSVVLAAVVFVFTVAYFRYATENERSSRKKNARGAHGG, from the coding sequence TTGAAACAAAGAATTAGCGGTGAAGGCGCACTTATCGGAGAAGCATCTGCACCTTCCAAAGGGATCACGAAATTCATGCGCAATCATAAGGATGCGGTTATAGCGACCATCATATTGGGTCCGATGCTTCTCTGGTGGGCGCTGATTTCAGGCTTTCCGACGCTGTTCGGATTCTTCTTGGGATTCTTCGAATGGGTCGGCGTAGCAAGCACTCCGAAATTTATAGGCTTCGATAATTATGTCCGATTCTTCAATGACCCCGTGTATTATATGGCATTGTGGAGAGCGGTTTGGATCGGCTTGCTCGTAACCGGGCTGACGATTATTATCGGTTTTCTGGTGGCCCTGCTGATGAACCTTCCTTTGTTCGGCAAAGGCATCTATCGGACCATGTGGTATATCCCTGTTGTAACCTCGACTGTCGCAACCACGCAAATCTTCAACATCTTCTTAGATCCTAATAACGGTGTCATTAATAACATTCTGAAGGGATTCGGCAAGGAGCCCATCATATGGCAGTATTCGGTCGGTTGGGGCGTCTTCTGGATCGTCGTGTATTCGATATGGAAAGGCATCGGCGGCTCCGCACTGATATGGCTGGCCGGCCTGCAGTCCGTCGATCCGGTTTTGTATGAGGCGGCGGATATCGACGGCGCCAACCGCTGGCAGAAATTCTGGAACGTCACGCTGCCCGGCGTCAAGCCGATTGCGACCTATATTATCATTACCGGATTGATCGGGGCCGTTCAAATCTACGAGCAGGTCATCTTCATTACAGGCGGAGGCCCTTACGGTCAGACGGAAGTTCTGGTTTACCGGATTTTACGGGATGGCTTCTTCGACTTTAATCTTGGCATGGCGGGCGCTTCTTCCGTCGTTCTGGCTGCTGTCGTGTTTGTCTTTACGGTTGCCTATTTCAGGTATGCAACCGAGAACGAACGGTCCAGCCGCAAGAAAAACGCGAGAGGAGCGCATGGAGGGTGA
- a CDS encoding SRPBCC family protein, whose protein sequence is METLNHIPVVRAEMLIRKPAEEVFMAFVDPAITTKFWFTKSSGRLEAGKRVRWEWEMYGVSDDVYVQAIEPNKRIRIASSDNTQVEWNFTPRADSETLVTITHSGFTGSGDEIARQAMDSTEGYTMVLCGLKAYLEHNIQLNLVADKAPDAHVKR, encoded by the coding sequence ATGGAAACGTTGAATCACATTCCGGTTGTAAGAGCGGAAATGCTGATCCGCAAGCCGGCTGAAGAGGTCTTTATGGCTTTTGTCGATCCGGCTATTACGACGAAATTCTGGTTTACCAAAAGCAGCGGGAGGCTGGAGGCAGGCAAACGTGTCCGTTGGGAATGGGAGATGTACGGCGTTTCGGATGACGTCTACGTACAGGCAATCGAGCCCAACAAACGTATACGGATTGCATCCTCGGACAATACGCAGGTCGAGTGGAACTTTACTCCCCGTGCCGATAGCGAAACGCTCGTTACGATTACTCATTCGGGGTTTACGGGCAGTGGAGATGAAATCGCAAGACAAGCCATGGACTCGACGGAAGGCTATACGATGGTGCTCTGCGGGTTAAAGGCATATTTGGAGCATAACATCCAATTGAATCTGGTAGCGGACAAAGCTCCGGACGCCCATGTGAAACGTTAA